The proteins below are encoded in one region of Pseudomonas sp. SCB32:
- a CDS encoding FAD-binding oxidoreductase produces the protein MSLRQECLWEYLTPERPEAPTLRGDRKVDVCVIGAGFTGLSAALHLLERGQKVCVLEAHTTGHGGSGRNVGLVNAGLWIPPDEIEAGMGAEIGQRVNRMLGNAPSLVFSLIDKYAIACQARREGTLHMAHNARGLADLRSRCEQWGRRGAPVELLTGAQCEEACGTDKIAGALLDRRAGTLNPMAYVSGLARAVVGLGGELYHHSPVVGLVRVGNAWNVITQGGVVTAEQVVIASSAYTEGEWTQLRRTFFPGYYYQVASRPLEGAEAARILPGGQGSWDTRQVLSSIRRDADGRLLLGSLGKGTGKPEWFLKSWADRIQQHYFPKLGKVEWEFTWTGCIDFTPDHLMRLFEPAPGLVAMSGYNGRGVTTGTVVGKAFADFLLGGDASVLPMPLRPMEEISAAGLRSCLYEAGFSLYHAGQCLRVVI, from the coding sequence ATGTCGCTTCGCCAAGAGTGCCTGTGGGAATACCTGACCCCCGAACGCCCGGAAGCTCCGACGCTGCGCGGGGATCGCAAGGTCGACGTGTGTGTCATCGGCGCGGGCTTCACCGGCCTGTCCGCCGCGCTGCATCTGCTGGAGCGCGGCCAGAAAGTCTGCGTGCTGGAAGCCCACACCACCGGGCATGGTGGATCGGGGCGCAACGTCGGGCTGGTCAACGCCGGCCTGTGGATTCCCCCGGACGAGATCGAGGCGGGCATGGGCGCGGAGATCGGGCAGCGGGTCAACCGCATGCTCGGCAACGCGCCATCCCTGGTGTTCTCCTTGATCGACAAATACGCCATCGCCTGCCAGGCGCGCCGTGAAGGCACCCTGCACATGGCGCACAACGCCCGTGGCCTGGCGGACCTGCGCAGCCGCTGCGAACAGTGGGGCCGCCGCGGAGCGCCCGTCGAGCTGCTGACCGGCGCCCAGTGCGAGGAAGCCTGCGGCACCGACAAGATCGCCGGGGCGCTGCTTGATCGCCGCGCCGGCACGCTCAACCCGATGGCCTACGTCAGCGGCCTGGCCCGTGCGGTGGTCGGCCTCGGCGGCGAGCTGTACCACCATTCCCCCGTGGTCGGCCTGGTGCGCGTGGGCAATGCCTGGAACGTGATCACCCAGGGCGGCGTGGTGACTGCCGAACAGGTGGTGATCGCCTCCAGCGCCTACACCGAAGGCGAGTGGACGCAGCTGCGTCGCACCTTCTTCCCCGGTTACTACTACCAGGTCGCCTCGCGTCCGCTGGAGGGCGCCGAAGCCGCTCGCATCCTGCCGGGCGGGCAGGGGTCCTGGGATACCCGTCAGGTGCTCAGCAGCATCCGCCGCGACGCCGACGGGCGCCTGCTGCTTGGCAGCCTCGGCAAGGGCACCGGCAAGCCAGAGTGGTTCCTCAAGAGTTGGGCCGACCGCATCCAGCAGCACTACTTCCCGAAGCTGGGCAAGGTGGAGTGGGAGTTCACCTGGACCGGCTGCATCGACTTCACACCCGATCACCTCATGCGCCTGTTCGAGCCGGCGCCGGGGCTGGTCGCCATGAGCGGCTACAACGGCCGCGGCGTCACCACCGGCACGGTGGTGGGCAAGGCTTTCGCCGACTTCCTGCTGGGTGGCGACGCCAGTGTCCTACCGATGCCGCTACGGCCGATGGAGGAGATTTCGGCCGCTGGCCTGCGTAGTTGTCTGTACGAGGCAGGTTTCTCGCTGTACCACGCCGGGCAATGCCTGCGGGTGGTGATCTGA